Genomic DNA from Nitrospinota bacterium:
TAATCTTTTCTTCTCTGATATCAGGGGTCTCCTTTAAAATCTCAGTTATTTTATGGAGATTTTTTGCTTTAGAGGATAAATGAACACTATCAGTCGAAGCAGACTTGGAGTGATTAATATCCGTTTTCCCAAGTTTGTTCTTGTCCTTAGTACGTTGAATATTTTTTAATATTTCGCTATTTATACCTGATTTATCATTATGAATCTTCATTGAAAAGCCTCTCTTTCTCCCTTTAAGATTTTCTAACTTTTAATCGGTAAAATATATTAAATTTAGAATATTTTTTATAAGTATCTTATTCTCAAGATAAAATTTGTTATACCGATAATGTTTAAAACTGCTTTTGTTATAATAGTTTTTTAAATATACATCTTTATTTTTATAAAGTCAAATTTTGCAAAATATATGCCAGTGGTTTTATTTAAAAGATAACTTTGATAACCTATTAATTTTATGGTAGTTACAGATGAATAAAGTTTTAAATTGGAAAGAGAAAGTGACAATAAGTTGACACGAATTGAATGAAATAAAAAATTATGTTAAAATAATATTGCTAAATCATTAAAATACTTACAGATATAAAGAGATTACCAATGATACATAACACTGTTTTAATTAT
This window encodes:
- the flgM gene encoding flagellar biosynthesis anti-sigma factor FlgM, with protein sequence MKIHNDKSGINSEILKNIQRTKDKNKLGKTDINHSKSASTDSVHLSSKAKNLHKITEILKETPDIREEKIRELKQAIKKGTYQTDSKKIAEKMILESLE